The following DNA comes from Sebastes umbrosus isolate fSebUmb1 chromosome 8, fSebUmb1.pri, whole genome shotgun sequence.
CCAAAACAGCTGTTACCAGCCTACATCAAGGGGGCACATGAAAGGAGTTGCTCCCTGTTGTTTGGGCCCTCCCTTGTTTCATTCTCTCGCTGCCTTTGTCTGGCTTTTCCCAATGCCCTCCTCTTTGGTCTCCTTttaaccccccccccttctTTATGCAACTCCACCCACACTGCAGCGACTTACCCACTCGCCCTTTTAACAAGTGGATGACTGTGTGACAAACAAGAGCGCTATCGGAAACCGCACAACTTAACTAGCAGCCTGTGTCGTAAAAGCAACATTTCAAATCCCCCAATAAGCTCTCGGCGTTACCTTTAAATCTCACAGTGAGAAGGCAGTTGTTATATGCGTCACCTGTTTATGTGTCTCGGCCCCGAGATGGTGACAGACAGttttaaacaaacagacagattcAAAAGGAGATTGTGCCGCGCTCGGCCCCGGCAGCGTGCACGTCCGCGTTTCGCATACTCTCGGATCTCTGCGGGTCATTGAAGCGTGAGTGGCGGTGTGTAGGCGACGAGTGACGGCTAAGCCTAATGATGACAGGTCAAACAGTGACGCTGTTGAGTGAGGCTGAAGTGACTTCATCCTCCGCTCAGCTGCAGATAAATGGCAGCAACCATTATGAGTGGAGGAGCAGGCTGATGGCAGAGCAGTTTGATAAGGCCGGCCCTGTATTGTGAAATGTCAAACAAGTTTACCTATTAAAGCTCAGAGGAAAGGCTTGTTCTGGTTTCTCTAGCCAATAATCAACGATCCATGACTCTACTTTAAACAGAGAGTGTTGTAATATCTGATTAGTTCAAGAGGCGTTCCAAATGGGATGGAAATCCCCATAAGGCACAGCTTGTTGTTCTTTATGGGAAATTAAATTAAGTTAGTGGGCTTACTAATGTGGCAACCAAGAACGAAACTCcactgtattttttgttttcctctgttttatgcTTCTGTAAAAGctgggaaaaacattttaagtagTGTTGATGCATCTTTAATTCTTGTAAATTAGAGTGTGTGACTGTCAATGCAAAAACAGAAGATGTCATCAGCAAAATACATGAGAAATTGAATCATGTCAATTAGCTTTAATCTGGAGAAATTGAATCAAGCCCAGTAGCCGTCACAGTAATAATGCAATAAAGTCATTAACATACCAGAAATGTTCATGAATTTAAAgtttgaagatactggtatcacatgaaactagaaaaccaaatgaatccatcggtaccaaccatgtcacactagctcgtcccgaaggaggttaaataacgctacaaagttacgcaaaattttgtcgaggaaaaaactggcatggccattttcaaaggagtcccttgacctctgacctcaagatatgtgaatgaaaatgggttctatgggtacccaccaagaccccaggaagagcgccaggcttttAAGcaaaattttcgtagtggccaaacggtggtactacaacttccgtgtccatcacctgatgccattgggcccaaaaagactttttcccctagacttacattggggaaagagacgtctgtatatatatatatattttttttttaggtaaatcaactccccagtacgaacacttgattagtccttatttaaatcattaggtcataaaagttgtaaaatgctctaatagccgaatccagagttattttcctccctccgctcatgtgaatgagacccagaccgaggctggagcaagGAGTTGGGAGGAAATGGTAGCGCGCCTGCTCtacgggcccaatggatgcggaagatcgccggaagatccgggtactttatcactcgacaGTCAAGCAATTTTGACTTCATGCGCTACTGAGCGACTCTCATAGGattgaacgggagcccgcctccaacgctgtaaccagttctctttatacatccatggtacccacgagtctcccctttacagacatgcccactttatgataatcacatgcagtttggggcaagtcatagtcaagtcagcacactgacacactgacagctgttgttgcctgttgggctgcagtttgccatgttgtgatctgagcatatttagggtttctggacaatatttgttattaattgatttccaataataaatatatgccatacatttgcataaagcagcatatttacccactcccatgttgataagagtattatttacttgacgaatctccttttaaggtacattttgagcagataaaaaaatcattaatttgcaattaatcgcgatattaaatattataatggattgacagccctagtctcgTCACATGTCAAATTTGGATCCAGTATTTATATTTGTTGTGTTTAGTTTGCCTGTGGCTTATGGAGGTCAGTGACACAGATTTGCACCCATACAGTACATCCCGGGTATGAGGGTGAGGCCAGAAAACAGACCACGCCCCCCTCCCGTTGTCCCGCCCCCTGATTATGAATGCGGCCACTTGTGATTGGACGGCGGCTCGTCGCTTTGAAGTCCCTCCCTCCAGTCGTCAGTATGTGGAAGAAGTGAGGtagtgtgaggctgctgcagagggacacagagacacgcGCTGGAGGactggcacgcacacacacaccaacctcTGCGGGATATTCACTATATACACTTGATGAGCAGCGACtacttgtgttgttttgtttgtttttgctctaTTCCTGCTTCTTCAACCCTGGATAAAGGATTATATAGGACTCATTAGCGGGTGATATATTGAAGAGTCCGGTAGAGGATGACATTTGGTCCGTTTGTTCCTCTGTAGAGAGACAGCCTGGGTCCGACACGGAGGACGCGCACTGCGCAGCTCCACGTCCCTCCGGATTACCGCACTGTCTCTTCTGTTTAAAGTCATCATGAAACGTGCTGGTCAATGATAGTTTCCACCGTGCGTCCTCTCGTTACATCCTGCCGTCGCTCCTCGGAGCCTGATCCAGATGAGAGATCCCCCCGGTGGACCTGAACCGCCTTTACGCAGACATTCCCCGGAGTCCCCAACCAACGGTGATCAGCACCGGACAGGAGCGGAGAGACCGTCCGGTTCCAGACTCACTTTCAGTCCTCTAACGGATCCGTTTCGTCAGGCTAGAAGGCTTCCTATCCGGATCGTGAAGATGTTGACGGCGCACAGCGGCCACTTGCTGCACCCGGAGTATCTCCAGCCGCTCACATCCGCTCCACTCAGCATTGAAgtaagttaataaaaaaataaattacactgTCTCCCAATATCTGTTAGTATCATctgatgtctgttttttttctaatattaaTCAGGTAATATGAAGTCTATGGCGTAGGTTGAGTGTGATGAATATGCCAGCATATGCGCCATTTTACGCACAGCGATTTGTTGGCAAGTTCACCAGAGAAACCAGAGTTTAGAAATGTCAAATTACTGCAgataatgtaatgttttaaaagtaATGTGTGCTGTTTATTTTACAGCTATATAATACTACAATTTTCTCTTTCCAAATGTTTATGAgagctttttctttctttctgtctttgtttatttgttttttttttaactttgctTCAACTTTGCATCCTGTGACTTCCTTTGTTCATATTCAGTTAGAAATACCCAGGGCTGCTTTGCTGGAGTTTTTAGTATATAATTAGTATATTGTTTGGCCAGTGAAATACATAGCCAGAATAATATTTGAATGATTCCATATTATAATTCTGATATGTCTTCTGATGCTAAAATGAAATCAACTCAACAGTTTGTTCACCAtcttgctctctttttttcctcttcagctGGATGCCAAGAAGAGTCCTTTGGCCCTGCTGGCCCAGACCTGCTCTCAAATTGGCAAACCagaccccccctcctcttccaaGCTGGCCTCCCTTTCCTCAGACAAGGAATCGTCCAGCCGGTCTTCCAAGTCTGGAGAGCAGCACCAGTCGCTGGAGGACAAGTCCAGCTTCAAGCCTTACTCCAAGTCGTCAGGCGACTGTCGTAAGGACGTTCTGGTGACAAAGGGGCCTTCAGATAAAGCAGCTTTCAGGGTGCCAAATGGAAGCTCCAGCAGTGGCGCCGCTTCATGTCCATCCTTCCCTCCCCATTCCCGGTCGCCCAGCTCCAGCCCTCCTCCCCTGCACTCTCAGAGCCAGACCCACAGACAAAGCCAGTCCCCCTCCACGCAGCCCCCATCACACTCCCAGGCCACGCACACGGACAACAAATCGGGGAGCTCAGAGCAGTCCAGCTCGGACAGTAATAACAACAGCGCTGGCAAAAAAGACTCCGATGCAGCTAAGTCAGGGATGGATGGGGCTCAGTTGGCCAACTCCAGCCACATACGGGCCAGTGCCAACTCCAGCAACGCCAGCTCTGCCAGCAGCCCGCGGCCGGAGAGCAAGGCCGATCCACAGTCCTCCTCGCAGCCTGGCTTGGGCTCCGGCCACATCGCCCCCGTCTCCCCTTTTAAACCCGGACATTCTGTCTTCCCGTTGCCTCCCGCTTCCATGGGCTACCACGGCTCCATCGTGGGGGCCTACGCCGGCTACCCCTCCCAGTTTGTTCCCGGCTTGGATCATACCAAGTCTGGCTTGGGGTTAGGACTTCCGGGCAAGCATCCCAGCTCCAGCCCGCTCACTGGAGCCTCACCTCCGTCCCTGATGCAGGGCTTATGTCGGGACCCGTATTGTCTGACTTACCCCAATGCAGCCCACCTGGGAGGAACTAACTGCTCCACCTGCGTCCACGACCCCTCCAGCCTCAAGTCCGGTTTCCCCCTGGTCTATCCCTCCCACCACCTCCATTCCCTGCACCCCAGCTCCTTGTCTTCCGGCACCGTTCCCTCCATGTCCCACCCCCTCTACACCTACGGTTTCATGCTCCCCAACGAACCGCAGCCTCACGCCTGCAACTGGGTGTCTGTTGCAGGTCCTTGTGACAAGCGGTTCTCCACGTCAGAGGAGCTACTAGCCCACTTGCGTACCCACACAGCCCTGTCCGGGATGGTGGACAGTAAGCTTTTGTCGGCCTACCCTTCATCTGTTTCATCGACAGCCTCTTGCCACCTCCACCTGCCCCAACACAGCAGCCCGGGTACCCTGCCCAGCTCCTTCTCCCTCAGAGGCTCTCCTGGCTTGATGGCTCGCTACCACCCCTACAGCAAATCCCACCTGCCCGGAGCACCAGGACTTCCTATgacctccctcccctcctcggCCTATTACTCCCCCTATGCCCTCTATAGTCAGAGACTGGGCTCGGCCTCAGCCCTCGGATACCAGTGATATCAGAAATAGTGTTGACGCCCACAGACTGCAGGCACCAGCTTGGACTCTCCAGAGCGGCCCTGAAGACGGATTCTTGAGATTGGGGTCATCACCGGTATCAGGGCACCATGCCTGACGGCCTGGCCTGCCAGGAATACCACCTGTTAGCCTCAGGATTGTGATTGGCGCTCACCCTGCGATGGATTGTCTGCAGAACCAACAGACTTTAGTGATTAAAGGCGGCAGGACACAGAGCTTGAAAATGATGGAATTGTGGGATTATTACAGCAgtcttgatttttgttttgtttttctctataTCTGTCTCCCAGAACTGAaagtctgtatttatttttcactcaAGCGCTTGGTATTCAACTCTGGGGGGGAAATTTTGCTGTCCAAATAAATTGTTCTGAAATATTCTAACTGAAAAAATGATTTAAGTATAGTACCATTATGCCTATCATACactctaaaaataaaaaccttgcACCACGATGAAGATGGACTGTGAAGCTTTATTCTGGGGACCTCTTttcatctcctttcctctctggcTGTTGGTTTTTTTCTGCATCTTATTCAGACTCTGGAGAATTGCATGTCCACGAGAATTATCTTGAACAAtgccattatttttatttgtaaatatGCAAAGATGTAATATTTTTTCAAGCTTACCTGGGGGTCAGCGAGTTGGGTTCACAAATGGtacaaagatgaaaaaaaaagataaataaaaacaattaatgatGGCTGTGCTATCTGACCAACAGGGGAAGgtcttattttgttaaataaatgataCATGATTgcattttatcttgtttttttcttccttattGTTTGCTATATATAGTAGCATTTTGTCACTAACGTCAGAGGATGGAGTAAATCCTGCCAGACTGCTGCACTGCACTTATCTAGATCCATCTATCATTACGCCACGCTATATGTGGCTATGTGTAATAATTCATGGCTCATATCAGTTGACAGGGCTGTCCCAAGGAGGGCAGGCCGGGTCACGTTAGCCCTGTTAGCTCGTCTCTGAGGACCCCccgtccctcctcctctctccatcacccACATTCGCTTTTGTTGTTGCGAGTGCAGCTTTTAATTGCTGATTCTTGTTTGCGAGGCCTGAAAACAGCCTCCTCAGCAGAGTGGATGGCTGCGTGGAGTGGCCGCTGGGTCACTGGGACTTCAATAATGACCTGAGGGAGGTGTCGACCCAGGATCTCCTCACGCTCTGACGGATTGGTCTGCAACACAAAAGGCCAGGGCTGACAATGGGAGGCGGTTAATAGAGAAATATTCATCAAAGTGCTGACATCTCCCCCTGAGGTGAGCGGGCTTCTCTTACAGGAACCACAAACACGGATGGAGGCCTCCCGTCCTGATGCCATTTTCTCACTGTGCTGCGGTTTAACCGAAGTCAGCGTTCTCCACTCGGAGCTGTTAGATACTAATTCGAGGGGAAGGAGTCAGTCCATCTTAAAGCCACGCCGCTGCCATTAGAGTGTTTTTCGGCCTCGGTAATGTGTCCGTGTCTCCACTCTATTTGGCTGTCAGGTTGCAGGTGGCACAGAGCGGAGAGGCTGCAGTCTCCGAGGCGGCTATTGACCCCGACTCCCAGACTCCTCTACTCTCGCGGTTCATTAGCACTCCAGACAGGGGAAAGGCGAGCACAGGTGTCACTTGACAGGACCATTAACAAAATGGATGACCCTCCCAAACCACATCCAGCCCCTGCCACACCAGCAAGGTCACGGCGCCCTGATCACCGCTCTGGGGAGCTCTTTGGgacttctttttcttccttagAAGCTGGAGCCAGGCACTTCTCTGGAACAGGACAGACTTACTttctggttgttgtttttttttgatggAGTTTATAAAGTAGTCTAGACAAAATAGGTCAAGGATattctgtttttaatgctgtATTGCACATATTTCTTTGTAACTTGCAGATACACTGGATTGTGTTGCCCCCTAAAGTTGTGTTG
Coding sequences within:
- the znf703 gene encoding zinc finger protein 703 is translated as MRDPPGGPEPPLRRHSPESPTNGDQHRTGAERPSGSRLTFSPLTDPFRQARRLPIRIVKMLTAHSGHLLHPEYLQPLTSAPLSIELDAKKSPLALLAQTCSQIGKPDPPSSSKLASLSSDKESSSRSSKSGEQHQSLEDKSSFKPYSKSSGDCRKDVLVTKGPSDKAAFRVPNGSSSSGAASCPSFPPHSRSPSSSPPPLHSQSQTHRQSQSPSTQPPSHSQATHTDNKSGSSEQSSSDSNNNSAGKKDSDAAKSGMDGAQLANSSHIRASANSSNASSASSPRPESKADPQSSSQPGLGSGHIAPVSPFKPGHSVFPLPPASMGYHGSIVGAYAGYPSQFVPGLDHTKSGLGLGLPGKHPSSSPLTGASPPSLMQGLCRDPYCLTYPNAAHLGGTNCSTCVHDPSSLKSGFPLVYPSHHLHSLHPSSLSSGTVPSMSHPLYTYGFMLPNEPQPHACNWVSVAGPCDKRFSTSEELLAHLRTHTALSGMVDSKLLSAYPSSVSSTASCHLHLPQHSSPGTLPSSFSLRGSPGLMARYHPYSKSHLPGAPGLPMTSLPSSAYYSPYALYSQRLGSASALGYQ